The stretch of DNA GCATGCTAATATAGGGTTACGGGGTATAAGTATGAAGATGGAGCAAGGAGGGAAGCCTGTGGAAGAAGAAGTAAAATCGACGGTTCAGCCGAATAAACAGCAGCTTCTTAACCGGTTAAAGAGGATTGAAGGGCAAGTGAGAGGTATTCACCAAATGATCGAAAACGACCGCTATTGTGTAGATATACTCCACCAAATTAGCGCAGTCCAGTCGGCGATTAACAAAGTGTCTTTAGCTTTGCTCGAAGATCATACGTCTCATTGTGTTGCTCACGCAATTA from Bacillus xiapuensis encodes:
- a CDS encoding metal-sensitive transcriptional regulator; this translates as MEQGGKPVEEEVKSTVQPNKQQLLNRLKRIEGQVRGIHQMIENDRYCVDILHQISAVQSAINKVSLALLEDHTSHCVAHAIKGNNGEQAIKELMDVMKALTK